A stretch of DNA from Coccidioides posadasii str. Silveira chromosome 1, complete sequence:
TAATCAGGAAAACCACGGATGATCAAGTAGCGTGCTCACTTGTGGTCTGTCATCAGGGTTGATCTTAAGCATACTCCTTAACAAATCAATCAGTTGGTCTGTATCCCGCTGAGAGGGTGCGCAAGGCCGATGAATCCGCTGCTCGGCCCAGAACCCTTCCGTATCAAGCTGTCGTCGTTCTGGAGGGAGAAGTGTTAAAATTGAGTCTCGTGACAGAAACGATAGAGGCGTTCGACAGACATACCGCCAGCGTTTGCGCAAACCTTATCCAAGTCCCAGTATGGCCTCCAGGCAGGTGGGAGAGGGCCAGCTAGTTCAAGAGTATGGTATATAATCCAATCACCTCGACCCAATCCATGCAGCAAGGCATAGCCATAATTCATATGGTAGATCTACCGCCCTGGGTCAGATAGCTGGAAAGCGGTGGCGAAGAGCTCGTCCCCGCGGGTCTGAACTTACAGTGCACGCCGCCGCCCAGACATCTATAGGTTTATCCCAATCCGACCCTACCTTACCATTTGAAAGCTCACAGAAGGTTACCTCGGGAGCGCGGATGGCTATGGGAGTGTTTGATGGCGGTCTTTTGTCTGACTTTCGAAACGCTAGGAATTTCAGTCACTATTACCTGTAGATGGTAATCCGATAGTAGCCGCTTACAGTTTCCAAGATCCATGATCTTGAGGCAGAGGGGTTCATAAGTTGCACTATTCCCTGCTTTCCATTCTAAAAATTCCACCAGAGAGACAGACGGAACAAGATATGCCGGGACAGACTCATTCTGATCCAATGGATTTTGAGCCACAACAGGAACAATTTCAGGATTGGAAAAAATGCTCCATTATTGACTCTTCTGGATACTCATTCAGCTGAGGCATGCTCACAGCAAGATTCCCAATATGTAAGTCTGTAATTTAATCAGATATGGTATAGTGTCTTGGAGACACTGAAATAATACTTACCACCATGAGTCACTCCTTGACTATGCAAGTATGAAAGTCCCATTATAGCCTGAAGTGAGAGCTTCTTGACACAAGCTTTAAAAATTGAAGTATCACGGAAATACCTCATGCCACCTACTACTTCAGTAACAATGCAATCATGTATTCCATTGGGCCCTTGAATCGCGAAGTCATCTAATAGATGGATAACATTATTATATCCAAGCTGATTCTGATGACCGGAATCCCGTAACTGCCGAAGAATTCGGATCTCATTGTTCTCACCAGTGATACATGAAATGTTGATTTTGAGAGCAACATAACCACTATATCAGTATAAATCAGTCATCAAATATGCTGATGGACCACACAATTAGCATCACATACAGAGAGCCCAAAAGATCCTTTGCTAGCCATACTGTAGCAAAAGCACCATGGCCTAACTTTTGCAAAATCCAGTACCTTGGTTTTCGAGAGTTGGAAGTTGACTGCTTGGGCAATACCTCACCAAGGAGTACAGGGTGATATCCTCCACGTTTGTACTTGCGCATATCCTCTACCTCGCCGTCATCGCCATCATAGAAGAACTTTTCAACTATCGCCATTGTTGAAATATATGAGATCAAGCCAGATATGAAG
This window harbors:
- a CDS encoding uncharacterized protein (EggNog:ENOG410Q0DB~COG:T); translation: MAIVEKFFYDGDDGEVEDMRKYKRGGYHPVLLGEVLPKQSTSNSRKPRYWILQKLGHGAFATVWLAKDLLGSLGYVALKINISCITGENNEIRILRQLRDSGHQNQLGYNNVIHLLDDFAIQGPNGIHDCIVTEVVGGMRYFRDTSIFKACVKKLSLQAIMGLSYLHSQGVTHGDLHIGNLAVSMPQLNEYPEESIMEHFFQS
- a CDS encoding uncharacterized protein (EggNog:ENOG410Q0DB~COG:T) — encoded protein: MDLGNSFRKSDKRPPSNTPIAIRAPEVTFCELSNGKVGSDWDKPIDVWAAACTIYHMNYGYALLHGLGRGDWIIYHTLELAGPLPPAWRPYWDLDKVCANAGERRQLDTEGFWAEQRIHRPCAPSQRDTDQLIDLLRSMLKINPDDRPQVSTLLDHPWFS